The Salvia miltiorrhiza cultivar Shanhuang (shh) chromosome 1, IMPLAD_Smil_shh, whole genome shotgun sequence genome has a window encoding:
- the LOC131012831 gene encoding protein LEAD-SENSITIVE 1-like: MGSTNVRWELSWRQLEMGIAKGVGIFMGEDRVVHFTCASASRSCSACELFEYSDRDSGVIASCLDCFLKSGLLRRYKYGVSERRYWLRRRGTCNTAESGPVEVVMERAESLLAKNGFGDYDLLKNNCEDFATFCKTGQGCNLNGTARRYGQASLIPQALASRRA, from the exons ATGGGGTCCACAAATGTCAGATGGGAGCTGAGCTGGCGCCAGCTGGAGATGGGCATTGCCAAAGGTGTAG GTATCTTCATGGGCGAAGACCGAGTGGTACACTTCACCTGCGCATCAGCATCAAGAAGCTGCTCAGCTTGTGAGTTGTTCGAGTATAGTGATCGCGACAGTGGAGTGATCGCATCTTGTCTCGATTGCTTCCTTAAATCCGGATTGCTGCGCCGTTACAAGTACGGCGTTAGCGAGAGGAGGTACTGGCTGAGACGCCGAGGGACTTGCAACACCGCGGAATCCGGCCCGGTGGAGGTGGTGATGGAGAGGGCTGAGTCTCTGCTTGCAAAGAATGGATTCGGTGACTATGATTTGTTGAAAAATAACTGTGAAGATTTTGCGACCTTCTGCAAAACTGGGCAGGGCTGCAACCTTAATGGGACGGCCCGTCGCTATGGTCAAGCCTCCCTTATCCCACAGGCTTTGGCTTCACGCCGTGCATGA
- the LOC131012821 gene encoding protein LEAD-SENSITIVE 1-like, which translates to MGFVSHRVERRFLRAGDHIYSWRTGFVYSHHGIYMGEDQVVHFTCASASRSCAACEMFEYSDRDSGVIASCLDCFLKSGSLRRYKYGVSKRRYWMKRPGTCNTAESGPVEVVMERAESLLAKNGFGEYNLLKNNCEDFATFCKTGQGCNRNGTARRYGQASLIPPALASSRRNPKP; encoded by the exons ATGGGGTTTGTATCACATCGAGTGGAGAGACGGTTCTTGAGAGCAGGCGATCACATTTACAGTTGGAGAACAGGCTTTGTTTACTCGCACCATG GTATCTACATGGGTGAAGACCAAGTGGTACACTTCACCTGCGCATCAGCATCAAGAAGCTGCGCAGCTTGTGAGATGTTCGAGTATAGCGATCGGGACAGCGGAGTGATCGCATCTTGTCTCGATTGCTTCCTTAAATCGGGATCGCTGCGCCGTTACAAGTACGGCGTTAGCAAGAGGAGGTACTGGATGAAACGCCCCGGGACTTGCAACACCGCGGAATCCGGCCCGGTGGAGGTGGTGATGGAGAGGGCTGAGTCTCTGCTGGCAAAGAATGGATTTGGGGAATATAATTTGTTGAAAAATAACTGTGAAGATTTTGCGACCTTCTGCAAAACTGGGCAAGGCTGCAACCGTAATGGGACGGCCCGTCGCTACGGTCAAGCCTCCCTTATCCCACCAGCTTTGGCTTCATCCCGGCgcaaccctaaaccctaa